A DNA window from Pseudomonas sp. B21-056 contains the following coding sequences:
- the cyoE gene encoding heme o synthase, translated as MATLTGARHSQAIWRDYLELTKPKVVVLMLITSLVGMFLATRAGVPWTVLVFGNLGIALCAGGAAAVNHVVDRRIDAVMARTHKRPLAEGRVSPAAALTFALALAVIGQALLLAFTNPLTAWLTLASLLGYAVIYTGFLKRATPQNIVIGGLAGAAPPLLGWVAATGHVSAEPLLLVLIIFAWTPPHFWALAIHRKEEYAKADIPMLPVTHGEHYTKIHILLYTLVLLAVSLMPFVIKMSGLLYLVCALALGARFLQWAVVLYRGSRPHAAINTFKYSIYYLFLLFIALLVDHYLLLSL; from the coding sequence ATGGCAACCCTGACCGGTGCACGTCACAGCCAGGCGATCTGGCGCGACTATCTGGAGCTGACCAAGCCGAAAGTGGTGGTGCTGATGCTGATCACCTCGCTGGTCGGCATGTTCCTCGCCACCCGCGCCGGCGTGCCGTGGACGGTGCTGGTGTTCGGCAACCTGGGCATTGCCTTGTGTGCCGGCGGCGCGGCGGCGGTGAACCACGTGGTGGACCGGCGCATCGACGCCGTCATGGCCCGCACCCACAAACGCCCCTTGGCCGAAGGCCGCGTCTCCCCGGCCGCCGCACTGACCTTCGCCCTGGCCCTGGCGGTGATCGGCCAGGCGCTGCTCCTAGCGTTCACCAACCCACTGACAGCCTGGCTGACCTTGGCCTCACTGCTGGGCTATGCGGTGATCTACACCGGTTTCCTCAAACGAGCGACGCCGCAGAACATCGTCATCGGCGGCCTGGCCGGCGCTGCACCACCGCTGCTGGGTTGGGTCGCCGCCACCGGCCACGTCAGCGCCGAACCGCTGTTGCTGGTGCTGATCATCTTCGCCTGGACCCCGCCGCACTTCTGGGCCCTGGCCATCCACCGCAAGGAGGAATACGCCAAGGCCGACATCCCGATGCTGCCGGTGACCCATGGCGAGCACTACACCAAGATCCATATCCTGCTCTACACCCTGGTGCTGCTGGCGGTGAGCCTGATGCCCTTCGTGATCAAGATGAGTGGGCTGCTCTACCTGGTGTGCGCCCTCGCGCTCGGCGCGCGCTTTCTGCAATGGGCCGTGGTGTTGTACCGTGGCAGTCGGCCGCACGCGGCGATCAACACGTTCAAGTACTCTATCTACTACTTGTTCCTGCTGTTCATTGCCCTGCTTGTAGACCATTACTTACTGTTGAGCCTATGA
- a CDS encoding COX15/CtaA family protein, which translates to MAKPGFRLALFATLLALIVVLLGAYTRLTHAGLGCPDWPGCYGFISVPKSEAQLAHAELHFPDTPVEAHKGWNEMVHRYFAGTLGLMIVALAARTWMNRHRPGQPVKLPLFLLAVVFAQAAFGMWTVTLKLWPQVVTGHLLGGFATLSLLFLLTLRLSGVLPALTVPKRLQHWATAGLLLVIGQIALGGWVSSNYAAVACIDFPTCHGQWLPPADFANGFHLTQHIGPNYLGGQLDSDARTAIHLTHRIGALLVTLVLLGLAWQLKAVGMTRLAGLLLAALAAQITLGISNVLFHLPLPVAVAHNAGGAALLLTLVLVNYHARTSLVRVKHQVPLRWRFTPHKHGASPITIKGEMPWQP; encoded by the coding sequence ATGGCCAAACCAGGATTTCGCCTTGCGCTGTTTGCCACGCTGCTGGCACTGATCGTCGTATTGCTGGGCGCCTACACCCGCCTGACCCACGCCGGCCTCGGCTGCCCGGACTGGCCCGGCTGCTACGGCTTCATCAGCGTGCCCAAGAGCGAAGCCCAACTGGCCCATGCCGAACTGCATTTTCCCGATACCCCGGTGGAAGCCCACAAGGGCTGGAACGAGATGGTCCATCGCTACTTTGCCGGGACCCTGGGCCTGATGATCGTGGCGTTGGCAGCACGGACCTGGATGAACCGCCACCGCCCGGGCCAGCCGGTGAAGTTGCCGTTGTTCCTGCTGGCCGTGGTCTTCGCCCAAGCGGCATTTGGCATGTGGACCGTGACCCTCAAGCTCTGGCCGCAAGTGGTCACCGGGCATCTGTTGGGCGGCTTCGCCACCTTGAGCCTGTTGTTCCTGCTGACCCTGCGACTGTCCGGCGTATTACCGGCGCTGACCGTGCCCAAGCGCCTGCAACATTGGGCCACCGCCGGGTTGCTGCTGGTGATCGGCCAGATCGCCCTCGGTGGCTGGGTCAGTTCCAATTACGCTGCGGTGGCCTGCATCGACTTCCCGACCTGTCACGGCCAATGGCTGCCCCCGGCGGACTTCGCCAATGGCTTCCACCTGACCCAACACATCGGCCCGAACTACCTGGGCGGCCAGCTCGACAGCGACGCCCGCACCGCCATTCACCTGACCCACCGGATCGGCGCGTTGCTGGTGACCCTGGTGCTGCTGGGCCTGGCCTGGCAGTTGAAAGCGGTGGGCATGACCCGCCTGGCCGGCCTGTTGCTGGCGGCACTGGCGGCGCAAATCACCCTGGGCATCAGCAACGTGCTGTTTCACCTGCCGCTGCCCGTGGCCGTCGCTCACAACGCCGGGGGCGCAGCGCTGTTGCTGACCTTGGTGCTGGTCAATTATCACGCCCGCACCAGCCTGGTCCGGGTCAAGCATCAAGTCCCGCTGCGCTGGCGGTTCACCCCGCATAAACACGGCGCCAGCCCCATCACAATAAAAGGAGAGATGCCATGGCAACCCTGA
- a CDS encoding SURF1 family protein yields the protein MKGFRPGIVPSLVVAILVPVMVCLGFWQLSRGEQKRVLMANYAERRVAPPMDSAELQETADPAFRPVLLNGQFDAEHSILLDNRQHDGKVGVEVLQPFLDHRTGQWLLVNRGWLPWPDRRTPPVFDTPEQPVSLQAWVYVAPGATFQLHADPTGAPWPRLVTAIEPAKLWAELDRNGFAYELRQQSGPGAYRTDWPVVSMGPEKHLGYAVQWFAMAAALFGLFLYLGWHNAGRHHGKRHESNQHV from the coding sequence ATGAAAGGCTTCCGGCCGGGCATCGTGCCGTCACTGGTGGTGGCCATCCTGGTGCCGGTCATGGTGTGCCTGGGCTTCTGGCAATTGAGCCGGGGCGAACAGAAGCGCGTGCTCATGGCGAACTATGCGGAGCGTCGGGTGGCGCCGCCGATGGACAGCGCCGAACTGCAAGAGACGGCGGATCCGGCCTTTCGACCGGTGCTGCTAAACGGTCAGTTCGACGCCGAACACAGCATCCTGCTGGACAACCGCCAGCATGACGGCAAGGTCGGCGTCGAAGTGCTGCAACCCTTTCTCGACCACCGGACCGGGCAGTGGCTGCTGGTCAATCGCGGCTGGCTGCCCTGGCCCGACCGCCGCACCCCGCCGGTCTTCGACACCCCCGAACAACCCGTGAGCTTGCAGGCCTGGGTCTACGTTGCACCGGGCGCCACGTTCCAGCTCCACGCCGACCCGACTGGCGCACCGTGGCCACGCCTGGTCACCGCCATCGAGCCGGCCAAGCTCTGGGCCGAGCTGGATCGCAACGGTTTCGCCTACGAATTACGCCAACAAAGCGGCCCCGGCGCTTATCGCACCGATTGGCCGGTGGTGAGCATGGGCCCGGAAAAACACCTCGGTTATGCCGTGCAGTGGTTCGCCATGGCGGCGGCGCTGTTCGGCCTTTTTCTTTATCTCGGATGGCATAACGCAGGGAGACACCATGGGAAGCGCCATGAATCCAACCAACACGTCTGA
- a CDS encoding twin transmembrane helix small protein produces the protein MLKAAIVLMLIATIVSLFSGLFFLVKDESDSNRLMIALAVRVSLAAVTVGLIAWGFFSGQLVSHAPW, from the coding sequence ATGCTTAAAGCAGCCATCGTCCTGATGCTGATCGCCACGATTGTCAGCCTGTTCAGCGGCCTGTTTTTTCTGGTCAAGGACGAGAGCGATTCCAATCGCCTGATGATCGCCCTGGCGGTTCGGGTCAGCCTGGCCGCTGTCACCGTCGGCTTGATCGCCTGGGGCTTCTTCAGCGGCCAGTTGGTGTCCCATGCGCCTTGGTAA
- a CDS encoding cytochrome c oxidase subunit 3 translates to MATHEHYYVPAQSKWPIIATVGMFVTVYGLATWFNDLKAARPESHGPLIFFVGGLLVAYMLFGWFGAVVKESRAGLYSPQLDRSFRWGMSWFIFSEVMFFIAFFGALFYVRHISAPALGGEGTKGLAHMLWPNFQFTWPLLNNPDPKLFPAPKEVISPWGLPLLNTVLLVSSSVTVTIAHHALKKGHRGALKLWLAITVLLGCAFLGFQAEEYIHAYKELGLTLGSGVYGATFFMLTGFHGAHVTIGTIILFVMLMRIMRGHFDNEHQFGFEAASWYWHFVDVVWIGLFIFVYVL, encoded by the coding sequence ATGGCAACTCACGAACACTATTACGTTCCGGCCCAGAGCAAATGGCCGATCATCGCCACAGTCGGGATGTTCGTCACGGTGTATGGCCTGGCGACCTGGTTCAACGACCTGAAGGCGGCCCGACCGGAATCCCACGGCCCGCTGATCTTCTTCGTCGGCGGCCTGCTGGTGGCCTACATGCTGTTCGGCTGGTTCGGCGCGGTGGTCAAGGAAAGCCGCGCCGGGCTGTACAGCCCACAGCTCGACCGTTCGTTTCGCTGGGGCATGAGCTGGTTCATCTTTTCCGAGGTGATGTTCTTCATCGCCTTCTTCGGTGCGCTGTTCTACGTGCGCCACATCTCGGCGCCGGCCCTGGGCGGCGAAGGCACCAAGGGCCTGGCCCATATGCTCTGGCCGAACTTCCAGTTCACCTGGCCCTTGCTGAACAACCCCGACCCGAAACTGTTCCCCGCGCCCAAGGAAGTCATCAGCCCCTGGGGTTTGCCACTGCTCAACACCGTGTTGCTGGTCAGCTCCAGCGTCACGGTCACCATCGCCCACCATGCCCTGAAAAAAGGCCACCGTGGCGCGCTGAAACTGTGGCTGGCAATCACCGTGCTACTGGGTTGCGCGTTCCTTGGCTTCCAGGCCGAAGAATACATCCACGCCTACAAGGAACTGGGCCTGACCCTCGGCTCGGGTGTCTACGGCGCGACGTTCTTCATGCTCACCGGTTTCCACGGTGCCCACGTCACCATCGGCACGATCATCCTGTTCGTCATGCTGATGCGCATCATGCGCGGGCACTTCGACAACGAGCATCAGTTCGGCTTCGAGGCGGCGAGCTGGTACTGGCACTTCGTCGATGTGGTGTGGATCGGCTTGTTCATCTTCGTCTACGTGCTCTAG
- a CDS encoding cytochrome c oxidase assembly protein: MADSISMKKLVTRLLIVVVAMFVFGFALVPIYDVMCKAFGINGKTAGQYEGEQVADASRQVRVQFLSTNAVDMPWDFYPKGDQLVVQPGAVNEMVFVAHNPTDRPMSAQAVPSIAPSTAAAYFHKTECFCFTQQVLQPGERIEMPMRFIVDRDMPKDVKHLTLSYTLFDITARHPPVAQNTER, encoded by the coding sequence ATGGCTGATTCCATCTCGATGAAGAAACTGGTCACCCGCCTGCTGATCGTGGTGGTGGCGATGTTCGTCTTCGGCTTTGCCCTGGTGCCGATCTACGATGTGATGTGCAAGGCGTTCGGCATCAACGGCAAGACCGCCGGGCAGTACGAGGGCGAGCAGGTGGCCGATGCGTCGCGGCAGGTTCGCGTGCAGTTCCTGTCGACCAATGCGGTGGACATGCCCTGGGATTTCTACCCCAAGGGCGATCAGTTGGTGGTGCAGCCGGGCGCGGTGAACGAGATGGTCTTCGTGGCCCACAACCCCACCGACCGGCCGATGAGCGCCCAGGCCGTGCCCAGCATCGCGCCGAGCACCGCGGCGGCGTATTTCCACAAGACCGAGTGTTTTTGTTTTACCCAGCAAGTGCTGCAACCCGGTGAACGGATCGAAATGCCCATGCGCTTCATCGTCGACCGGGACATGCCCAAGGATGTGAAGCACCTGACGCTGTCCTACACGCTGTTCGATATCACCGCTCGTCATCCACCGGTGGCTCAAAACACTGAACGATAG
- the ctaD gene encoding cytochrome c oxidase subunit I codes for MSAVIDDHGHAGADHAHGPAKGLMRWVLTTNHKDIGTLYLWFAFSMFLLGGSFAMVIRAELFQPGLQIVQPEFFNQMTTMHGLVMVFGAVMPAFVGLANWMIPLMIGAPDMALPRMNNFSFWLLPAAFLLLVSTLFTAGGGPNFGWTFYAPLSTTYAPESVTFFIFAIHLMGISSIMGAINVIATILNLRAPGMTLMKMPLFVWTWLITAFLLIAVMPVLAGCVTMMLMDIHFGTSFFSAAGGGDPVLFQHVFWFFGHPEVYIMILPAFGAVSSIIPAFSRKPLFGYTSMVYATAAIAFLSFIVWAHHMFVVGIPLVGELFFMYATLLIAVPTGVKVFNWASTMWQGSLTFETPMLFAVAFVILFSIGGFSGLMLAIAPADFQYQDTYFVVAHFHYVLVPGAIFGIFASAYYWLPKWTGHMYDETLGKLHFWLSFIGMNMAFFPMHFVGLAGMPRRIPDYNLQFADFNMVSSIGAFMFGTTQIFFLFIVIKTIRGGPPAPAKPWDGAEGLEWSVPSPAPYHTFTTPPEVK; via the coding sequence ATGAGTGCTGTGATCGATGACCACGGTCATGCCGGCGCCGACCACGCCCACGGCCCCGCCAAGGGCCTGATGCGCTGGGTACTGACCACCAACCACAAGGATATCGGCACGCTGTACCTGTGGTTCGCCTTCTCCATGTTCCTGCTCGGCGGCTCGTTCGCCATGGTGATCCGCGCCGAGTTGTTCCAGCCCGGCCTGCAGATCGTGCAGCCGGAATTCTTCAACCAGATGACCACCATGCATGGCCTGGTGATGGTGTTCGGCGCGGTGATGCCGGCCTTCGTCGGCCTCGCCAACTGGATGATCCCGTTGATGATCGGCGCGCCGGACATGGCCCTGCCGCGCATGAACAACTTCAGCTTCTGGCTGTTACCGGCGGCATTCCTGCTGCTGGTATCCACGCTGTTCACCGCGGGCGGCGGGCCGAACTTCGGTTGGACCTTCTATGCCCCGCTGTCCACCACCTATGCGCCGGAAAGCGTGACGTTCTTCATCTTCGCCATCCACCTGATGGGGATCAGTTCGATAATGGGCGCGATCAACGTGATCGCCACCATCCTCAACCTGCGCGCCCCCGGCATGACGCTGATGAAAATGCCGCTGTTCGTCTGGACCTGGCTGATCACCGCGTTCCTGCTGATCGCGGTGATGCCGGTGCTGGCCGGCTGCGTGACGATGATGCTGATGGACATCCACTTCGGCACCAGCTTCTTCAGTGCCGCCGGCGGTGGTGACCCGGTGCTGTTCCAGCACGTGTTCTGGTTCTTCGGCCACCCCGAGGTGTACATCATGATCCTGCCGGCCTTCGGTGCCGTCAGCTCGATCATCCCGGCGTTTTCGCGCAAGCCGCTGTTCGGCTACACCTCGATGGTCTACGCCACGGCAGCCATTGCGTTCCTGTCGTTCATCGTCTGGGCGCACCACATGTTCGTGGTGGGCATTCCGCTGGTGGGCGAGCTGTTCTTCATGTACGCCACCCTGCTGATCGCCGTGCCCACCGGGGTGAAGGTATTCAACTGGGCCAGCACCATGTGGCAGGGCTCGCTGACCTTCGAGACGCCGATGTTGTTTGCCGTGGCCTTCGTGATCCTGTTCTCCATCGGTGGTTTCTCCGGGCTGATGCTGGCCATCGCCCCGGCGGACTTCCAGTACCAGGACACCTACTTCGTGGTCGCGCATTTCCACTACGTGCTGGTGCCCGGCGCGATCTTCGGGATCTTCGCCTCGGCCTACTACTGGCTGCCGAAATGGACCGGCCACATGTATGACGAAACCCTCGGCAAGCTGCATTTCTGGCTGTCGTTCATCGGGATGAACATGGCGTTCTTCCCGATGCACTTCGTCGGCCTTGCCGGCATGCCCCGGCGGATTCCCGACTACAACCTGCAATTCGCCGACTTCAACATGGTTTCGTCCATCGGCGCGTTCATGTTCGGCACCACGCAGATCTTCTTCCTGTTCATCGTGATCAAGACCATCCGTGGCGGCCCGCCAGCACCGGCCAAGCCGTGGGATGGCGCCGAAGGGCTGGAGTGGAGCGTGCCGTCGCCGGCGCCGTATCACACCTTTACTACGCCGCCGGAAGTGAAATGA